One Actinomycetota bacterium DNA segment encodes these proteins:
- a CDS encoding DUF3024 domain-containing protein encodes MATKRSALPDLAVAKVKRFCDQKIPEHVRDQLVWVVETRGRSIMIYENRPPWREDFGPEWSKREIARFLYDPDTMTWTLYWANRHGRWLKVPDAPPADDVEPLLRIVQEDRTGAFE; translated from the coding sequence ATGGCGACCAAACGCAGCGCACTACCCGACTTGGCGGTCGCAAAGGTGAAGCGATTCTGCGATCAGAAGATCCCCGAGCATGTTCGCGATCAGCTCGTGTGGGTCGTCGAGACGCGCGGGCGCTCGATCATGATCTACGAGAACCGACCGCCGTGGCGCGAGGACTTCGGGCCGGAATGGAGCAAGCGAGAGATCGCCCGGTTCCTTTACGACCCGGACACGATGACATGGACGCTGTACTGGGCGAACCGGCACGGCAGGTGGTTGAAGGTGCCCGACGCTCCGCCCGCCGACGACGTCGAGCCGCTCCTGCGCATAGTTCAAGAAGACCGCACCGGCGCCTTCGAGTGA